The following are encoded in a window of Cardinium endosymbiont cEper1 of Encarsia pergandiella genomic DNA:
- a CDS encoding IS6 family transposase: MTPITPKLFPYFKGFCSSPELILLFVYMKCRFSLSYRDLEEMMHMRGAKIDHSTLQRWVIKFIPLIDQEVRKRKRPVGSSWRMDETYVKLNGKWIYLYRAVDRYGDTVDFFLSDRRVKSAAFSFFRKAIRYNKTPYKVVVDKSGSNKAALDALNIELDQGHKIQIFQNKYLNNRVEQDHRFIKKRIKPMLGFKSFHSANITITGIENIRIIQKGQLIGSKKQASTFENFAKLMAE; the protein is encoded by the coding sequence TTGACCCCTATTACACCGAAATTATTTCCATATTTTAAAGGATTTTGTTCTTCACCAGAGTTAATCCTTCTATTTGTCTATATGAAATGTCGTTTTTCTTTAAGCTATAGAGACTTGGAAGAGATGATGCATATGAGAGGCGCAAAGATTGATCATTCTACTTTACAAAGGTGGGTCATTAAGTTCATTCCCCTTATAGATCAAGAAGTAAGAAAAAGAAAACGCCCAGTTGGTAGTAGCTGGAGAATGGATGAAACTTACGTGAAACTAAATGGTAAGTGGATTTATTTATATAGAGCAGTAGATCGTTATGGAGATACAGTTGATTTTTTTCTAAGTGACCGTAGAGTCAAGTCTGCAGCGTTTTCTTTTTTTCGTAAGGCTATCAGATATAATAAGACTCCATACAAAGTAGTAGTTGACAAAAGCGGTAGTAATAAGGCGGCTCTTGATGCTTTAAATATAGAATTGGATCAAGGTCACAAGATTCAAATATTTCAAAACAAATACTTAAATAATAGAGTCGAACAAGATCACAGGTTTATCAAAAAACGGATAAAACCTATGTTGGGATTTAAGAGTTTCCATTCAGCTAACATTACCATTACAGGAATAGAAAATATTAGAATCATTCAAAAAGGACAACTAATCGGATCTAAAAAACAAGCATCTACTTTTGAGAACTTTGCTAAACTTATGGCCGAATAA
- a CDS encoding IS110 family transposase: protein MKYIGIDIAKSSFVAAFPKGKGYTTATYKNDPNGIAIFLSKLDKCLDHCVLEATGNYGCLLVKMLLEADLSVSVINPKQIKHFTKVVNHITKTDEVDAELISLYGSKMEPKPYKMPLASIQALKQQKTLFAQLKKQLTMCYNLLESFSVLPKPDTVSLTMVKQTISYLEEQIVILEQQMLSITQETYQDLYKRISSIKGIGDRTTMELIVSTGGGNHFESAKQFSKYVGLAPIYEHSGSSVRKKGHINRHGNPQLRSLLYIASWSAIRFNKSCKDFYERLKERGKPGKVALIAVANKLIRQVFAIMRDHTFYVDGHLSKLKANP from the coding sequence ATGAAATACATAGGCATCGATATAGCAAAAAGTAGTTTTGTAGCTGCTTTCCCTAAAGGTAAAGGCTATACTACGGCTACGTATAAGAACGATCCAAATGGCATTGCAATCTTTTTGTCTAAACTTGATAAATGCTTAGATCACTGTGTTTTAGAGGCGACTGGCAACTATGGTTGTTTATTAGTAAAGATGCTTTTAGAAGCTGACCTATCTGTTTCAGTTATTAACCCTAAGCAGATCAAACACTTTACTAAGGTAGTGAACCATATAACGAAAACTGACGAGGTAGATGCGGAACTTATTTCTCTGTATGGATCAAAGATGGAGCCTAAACCCTACAAAATGCCTTTAGCCAGTATACAAGCCTTAAAGCAACAAAAAACACTTTTTGCTCAGTTGAAGAAACAATTGACAATGTGTTATAACTTGCTAGAGTCTTTTAGTGTGTTGCCTAAACCAGACACTGTATCTTTGACTATGGTCAAACAAACTATATCCTATTTGGAAGAACAAATAGTTATATTAGAGCAACAAATGCTTTCTATTACACAGGAAACTTATCAGGATCTCTATAAACGCATTAGCTCTATTAAAGGGATTGGCGATAGAACCACTATGGAACTTATCGTTTCCACTGGTGGAGGTAATCATTTTGAAAGCGCTAAACAGTTCTCTAAATATGTCGGTTTGGCACCTATTTATGAGCATTCAGGCTCATCGGTAAGAAAAAAAGGTCATATTAATCGTCATGGGAACCCGCAATTGCGTTCTTTGCTCTATATAGCTTCTTGGTCAGCTATACGCTTTAATAAGTCCTGTAAAGACTTTTATGAAAGGTTAAAAGAAAGAGGGAAACCTGGTAAAGTGGCTCTTATTGCTGTAGCTAATAAACTTATTAGACAGGTATTTGCTATTATGAGAGACCATACTTTTTATGTAGATGGACATCTATCTAAACTCAAGGCTAACCCTTAG
- a CDS encoding ParA family protein: MEIIAILNQKGGSAKTTTSVNLGSTLAEQNKKVLLIDLDPQGSASIWLGFKNTSKGLYTVFTENVSILDIVDKTCVIGLDIIVSSPWLISADKALSGEVGAEMILKNNLHVIDKDIWDYVLIDCPPNLGIMSLNALTSAHKVLVPIETHIMAVQGLAQLLNTITTVKSRLNPSLEIGGILPCRVNIRTRLSKDILSDLRSRFGDQVYDTIIRESVKLAEAPSFGKPITMYDDKSPGACDYRSLSHEIIKRSKGK; this comes from the coding sequence ATGGAAATTATAGCTATTTTGAATCAAAAAGGAGGGTCAGCAAAAACGACCACGTCTGTAAACCTTGGTAGCACATTAGCTGAACAAAATAAAAAAGTTCTTCTTATAGATCTTGATCCTCAGGGTTCTGCTTCAATATGGCTTGGATTTAAAAATACTTCAAAGGGTTTATATACCGTATTTACAGAAAATGTAAGTATATTAGATATTGTAGATAAAACATGCGTTATTGGTTTAGATATTATTGTATCCTCTCCTTGGCTTATCAGTGCTGATAAAGCTTTATCTGGTGAGGTTGGAGCAGAAATGATTTTGAAAAATAATTTACACGTAATAGATAAAGATATATGGGATTATGTATTGATAGACTGCCCTCCTAATCTGGGTATTATGTCTTTGAATGCCTTAACGTCAGCTCATAAAGTTCTTGTTCCTATTGAAACCCATATTATGGCTGTTCAGGGTTTAGCTCAGCTTCTAAACACTATAACAACTGTAAAAAGTAGACTAAATCCTTCTCTTGAAATTGGAGGAATTTTACCTTGTAGGGTTAATATCAGAACTAGGTTATCTAAAGATATACTATCTGACTTAAGGAGTAGATTTGGAGATCAGGTATATGATACCATTATTAGAGAAAGTGTAAAATTAGCTGAAGCTCCATCGTTTGGTAAACCTATAACGATGTATGATGATAAAAGCCCTGGAGCATGTGATTATCGTAGTTTATCCCATGAAATTATTAAACGTAGCAAAGGGAAGTAA
- a CDS encoding VapE domain-containing protein encodes MSAYSQGFINVISLQSENQMPSDDLLKSLRTRTSVLLSCYDNDQAGKNASKKLSDSYGIVSISLPEEVKDISNYFQKYNSANFQFLLDEGIRKSKSISIKPVTSAKVEKTVNTKRGRIESYLDSKFNFRFNVFTKDCQINIKGSSMWEKVNVDELSRNLDSYGIDCPIDLLQSTLRSFFVRRFNPIEEYFLSFEGKSFDSSKDYIRELSTYVHLKHPTSSNINYWYTHLKKWMIRAIRTLFNPDGINKHALILCSPREGMGKSYFCEFLCPLPIIKYYTASSNKYNEKDLQKALIRNFIINLEELHQLTASPEFIKGWLSQRYINVRFQFQEEETVACRIASFVGSSNSTSFLRPEIGYSRWICFEVGYIDFLDEEARNIVERSWEQAYHLYKLDERSGELSTDEVEELKTRSESFTTKSTEAELIVQYLSPSTKEEGEFMTATDILRYLQNIVGTTIRLNTKLIGSALRETGFDRVMYSDITRGPLYGYFVKRV; translated from the coding sequence ATGTCTGCTTATTCTCAAGGTTTTATCAATGTTATTTCTTTACAGTCGGAAAATCAAATGCCCAGTGATGATTTACTGAAAAGCTTACGTACTAGGACTTCTGTATTGTTAAGCTGTTATGATAATGACCAGGCTGGTAAAAATGCTTCTAAGAAGCTATCTGATTCTTATGGGATTGTGTCTATTTCACTTCCTGAAGAAGTTAAAGATATATCAAATTATTTTCAGAAATATAATTCTGCTAATTTTCAGTTTTTATTAGATGAAGGTATTAGAAAATCGAAATCAATTTCTATAAAACCTGTTACTTCTGCTAAGGTTGAGAAAACAGTTAATACTAAACGGGGTAGGATAGAATCCTATTTGGATAGTAAGTTTAACTTTCGTTTCAATGTATTTACTAAAGATTGTCAGATTAATATTAAGGGTAGTAGTATGTGGGAAAAAGTTAATGTTGATGAACTAAGTAGGAATTTAGATTCGTATGGTATTGATTGCCCTATAGATTTACTTCAGTCTACCTTAAGGTCATTTTTTGTGAGACGCTTTAATCCTATAGAGGAATATTTTTTATCTTTTGAAGGCAAATCGTTTGATAGTAGTAAAGATTATATTCGTGAGTTATCTACTTATGTTCATTTAAAACATCCAACGTCTTCAAATATTAACTACTGGTATACCCATCTTAAGAAATGGATGATTAGAGCGATACGGACTCTTTTTAATCCTGATGGCATAAATAAACATGCGTTAATATTATGCTCCCCTAGAGAAGGTATGGGTAAGAGTTATTTTTGTGAGTTTTTATGTCCTCTTCCTATAATAAAGTATTATACTGCTAGTTCGAATAAATATAATGAGAAAGATTTACAGAAAGCGCTTATAAGGAATTTCATTATTAATCTGGAAGAGTTGCATCAACTTACTGCTAGTCCAGAGTTTATAAAGGGTTGGTTATCTCAGCGATATATAAATGTACGCTTCCAATTTCAAGAGGAGGAGACTGTGGCGTGCCGTATAGCGTCTTTTGTTGGGAGCTCAAATAGTACTTCTTTTTTGCGTCCAGAAATCGGTTATAGTAGATGGATCTGTTTTGAGGTAGGATATATTGATTTTCTAGATGAAGAAGCAAGGAATATTGTAGAAAGATCGTGGGAGCAAGCGTATCATTTGTATAAATTGGATGAAAGAAGTGGAGAACTAAGCACGGATGAAGTTGAAGAGTTAAAAACACGATCCGAAAGTTTTACAACTAAGTCTACAGAGGCTGAATTGATCGTACAGTATCTTTCACCCTCTACTAAGGAAGAAGGTGAATTTATGACAGCTACAGATATCCTGAGATATTTGCAAAACATTGTTGGTACTACTATTAGGTTGAATACGAAGTTAATAGGAAGTGCGCTAAGAGAGACAGGGTTTGATAGGGTTATGTATAGCGATATAACAAGAGGTCCTTTATATGGCTATTTCGTAAAAAGAGTTTGA
- a CDS encoding toprim domain-containing protein codes for MGDKAVFALYRDLDKNGKGVMCSTISYQFDAKGSVSDDGLHNTSKYFQKGLPRGLSVLVDPNISVKAIVVTESPIDALSHKQIHKDDGRTMYISTCGSLSEGIKKELGTVLAHAKERGRSVTLAFDSDLAGRQIHKTVSELSHVNQVICKDSTPSRSKDWSQELLSILGNQEMLKTLQKELVSSEQEHELRKQKSKEPTVMGLELSLDRWEDR; via the coding sequence GTGGGCGACAAAGCAGTATTTGCCTTATACAGGGATTTAGATAAAAATGGTAAGGGTGTTATGTGTAGTACGATCAGTTATCAGTTTGATGCTAAAGGAAGTGTATCAGATGATGGGTTGCATAATACCTCTAAATACTTCCAAAAAGGGCTTCCTAGGGGCTTATCTGTATTAGTTGATCCAAATATATCTGTAAAGGCTATTGTGGTCACAGAAAGCCCTATAGACGCTTTAAGCCATAAACAAATTCATAAGGATGATGGTAGAACGATGTATATCTCTACTTGCGGAAGTTTATCTGAAGGCATCAAAAAGGAGTTAGGGACTGTTTTGGCGCATGCTAAGGAGCGTGGTCGGTCTGTAACGCTGGCTTTTGACAGTGATCTAGCTGGTAGGCAAATTCATAAAACAGTTAGTGAATTATCTCATGTGAATCAGGTGATTTGTAAGGATTCTACTCCTTCTCGTTCTAAAGACTGGAGTCAAGAGTTGTTATCTATACTAGGTAATCAAGAAATGCTTAAAACCCTCCAAAAAGAGTTGGTCAGTAGTGAGCAGGAACATGAGTTGCGTAAGCAGAAAAGCAAGGAACCTACTGTTATGGGGTTGGAGTTGTCTTTGGATCGGTGGGAGGACAGATGA
- a CDS encoding ankyrin repeat domain-containing protein yields the protein MNKKYTSHIQSSIVISGIAVCISFIITGCSQSNRYGMNSSSEKYLGKNKIEVKYKFITNKKDFGSPLHSASAYGDIEEARFYLNDKIIPVNNQNDYDNTPLHYAAGNDHLEVVKELIQHGANVNQKDMNECTPLHYAAQINNIEVVKKLVKHGANVNEKNINQHTPLYYSVKLGHEKVVKTLVKHTDNLNENDKYEYTFLHYSAELGNVGIVKILIKKGAKINELNHVLNTPLDLALEKGHTDVVNLLKKHGATSGHTTNQ from the coding sequence ATGAATAAAAAATATACATCACATATTCAATCTTCTATTGTAATATCAGGAATAGCTGTTTGTATCTCATTTATTATTACTGGATGTAGTCAGTCAAATAGATATGGGATGAATAGTAGTAGTGAAAAATATTTAGGGAAAAATAAAATAGAAGTTAAGTATAAATTTATTACAAATAAAAAAGATTTTGGTAGCCCTCTGCATTCTGCATCAGCCTATGGTGATATTGAAGAGGCTCGTTTTTATTTAAACGACAAAATAATTCCTGTAAATAATCAAAATGATTATGATAATACTCCCCTTCATTATGCAGCGGGAAACGATCATTTAGAAGTGGTAAAAGAGTTAATACAACATGGAGCTAATGTGAATCAAAAGGATATGAATGAGTGTACTCCCCTTCATTATGCAGCACAAATCAATAATATAGAAGTGGTAAAAAAGTTGGTAAAACATGGAGCTAATGTCAATGAAAAAAATATAAATCAACATACTCCTCTTTATTATTCAGTAAAATTAGGTCATGAAAAAGTGGTAAAAACTTTAGTAAAACATACAGATAATCTTAATGAAAATGATAAATATGAATATACTTTTCTTCATTATTCAGCGGAATTAGGAAATGTAGGTATAGTAAAAATTTTAATAAAAAAGGGGGCTAAGATCAATGAACTAAATCATGTGTTAAATACACCTCTTGATTTAGCGTTAGAAAAAGGTCATACAGACGTAGTTAACTTATTGAAAAAACATGGTGCTACTAGTGGCCATACAACCAATCAATAA
- a CDS encoding Rpn family recombination-promoting nuclease/putative transposase: MDKITPKVDLAFKKIFGVEENKDLLIELINATVSREDQVVDVTLLNPYNPKNFRSDKLSILDIKAISETGKRFNIEIQITDEADYDKRALYYWAKLYTDQLKVSQGYSKLNKAIGIHILNFISIADNKKYHNVFRITEKESGIAYFHDLELHTIELTKFSKDPDENLTSLLKKIKTSLDIWTAFLTRHDLLNKDNLPGPLAIPSLKKALHVLDTLNFTDEERMAYEDHLKWLLIEANTVEKYRQEGEEKGRQEGREEGRQEGRQEGIRIGEEKGEKEKALSIAKAMLLKGYSMEEITILTGLSKTDIQDIM; the protein is encoded by the coding sequence ATGGACAAAATTACACCAAAAGTAGATTTAGCCTTTAAAAAAATATTTGGGGTAGAAGAAAATAAAGATTTGCTTATTGAGTTGATCAATGCTACGGTCTCTCGAGAAGATCAGGTAGTAGATGTTACGTTATTAAATCCTTATAACCCAAAAAATTTTAGAAGCGACAAACTATCTATTTTAGATATTAAAGCGATAAGTGAAACTGGGAAAAGGTTTAATATAGAGATCCAAATCACAGATGAAGCAGATTATGATAAACGCGCTTTATATTATTGGGCTAAGTTATATACAGATCAATTAAAGGTATCTCAAGGTTATTCTAAGTTGAATAAAGCAATAGGAATTCATATCCTTAACTTTATCTCTATAGCAGATAATAAAAAGTATCATAACGTCTTTCGTATTACAGAAAAAGAGAGTGGTATAGCTTATTTTCATGATTTAGAATTGCATACAATAGAGTTGACTAAGTTTAGTAAAGATCCAGATGAGAATCTGACCAGTTTATTGAAAAAAATCAAAACATCATTAGATATCTGGACGGCTTTTCTTACGCGTCATGATTTACTGAATAAGGATAACTTACCTGGTCCCTTAGCAATCCCGAGCCTTAAAAAGGCCTTACATGTTTTAGATACGTTAAACTTCACGGATGAAGAAAGAATGGCTTATGAGGATCACTTGAAATGGTTACTCATAGAAGCCAACACAGTGGAAAAATATAGACAAGAAGGAGAAGAAAAAGGTAGACAAGAGGGCAGAGAAGAAGGTAGACAAGAAGGTAGACAAGAAGGTATCCGAATAGGGGAAGAAAAAGGAGAAAAAGAGAAAGCTCTTTCTATAGCCAAGGCTATGCTTCTCAAGGGTTACTCTATGGAAGAGATTACGATTCTTACCGGACTATCTAAAACTGATATTCAGGATATTATGTAA